The DNA sequence AAAGAAACCCTGGGAAATCACCGGCCCTGTAGCTGATCCAGAATATCGTTCCGCCGTACAGAAGGCTACGGAATACCGCGTCTTCTGCCCCGCCACCGTCCCCGCTAAAGCCATCGTCCCCACTTCCTTACCAGAAACCGTTTACGACATCAAGTACTTCCCTCGCGACCAGCGCCGCAACCGACCCCCAATAAAACGCACCGTTTTGGAGAAGGCTGACGtggagaagatgatgaagGAGAAGACTTTTGATCTGACTGATTTCCCTAGGCCGTACTTGACTGCGAAAGTCATCGAGGATGATAATGCTATCGGTGGCGGATACCAGAAATAAAATTTCCGGGTATGAATTTTGGTTATCTTTTCATGTGTGATGGTCTGTTTATGAAATTAGTATTTCGGTTCAATCTGTGACGAATAAGGCTGTTAGATATAAATTGGGTCTATATCTTTACGACTTTGACGGTAGAGATGCTAGTGATGTTTTCATCGGCTACTTCATTATggtattttccttttcttttaatgttttGACGGCCTCAATTGGGGTTTTATGATCTTGTTTCGGTGAAATTGTTTTGTGTTCTTGATTTGGttgttatatatgttgatgTTTCTTGGAGGGGTGGGAGTAATGGTAATTAGGTCTTGTGTTTTTCCGTAGGCACACTGCAATCTCCTTCTCTGTACTAGTTCTTGGAAAGGCAAGAACAATATGatttcttgcattttcttgGAAAGCCTTATTATTGTTTGTGTGATGAATGAATTATTACCGCAATcgtagttttattttttcaaatttgtataTGCGTTTCAGGGTTTTAATCTGCATCCTCCTTTATTGCCAATCCCGACAGGATTATGAAGGAACTTGAATTTCTTGAAGATATTCATGCTTGGCTGTTCGCACTACGTATCAGGTGGGAAACTACAAAACTGGACTTTTTGATTGGAATTCTTGGTTTGATTCATGTTAATCTTCACTTGA is a window from the Sesamum indicum cultivar Zhongzhi No. 13 linkage group LG15, S_indicum_v1.0, whole genome shotgun sequence genome containing:
- the LOC105177523 gene encoding uncharacterized protein LOC105177523, with product MASAAKSLIQTLRLHIKKPWEITGPVADPEYRSAVQKATEYRVFCPATVPAKAIVPTSLPETVYDIKYFPRDQRRNRPPIKRTVLEKADVEKMMKEKTFDLTDFPRPYLTAKVIEDDNAIGGGYQK